The Pan troglodytes isolate AG18354 chromosome 1, NHGRI_mPanTro3-v2.0_pri, whole genome shotgun sequence genome includes a region encoding these proteins:
- the SMIM42 gene encoding small integral membrane protein 42 encodes MSSPQLPAFLWDKGTLTTAVSNPACLVNVLFFFTPLMTLITLLILVWKVTKDKSNKNRETHPRKEATWLP; translated from the coding sequence ATGTCCTCCCCACAACTTCCAGCTTTCTTATGGGACAAGGGTACACTCACCACTGCCGTATCTAATCCTGCTTGCCTGGTaaatgttctcttcttctttacaCCCCTGATGACTCTGATCACTCTACTCATCCTGGTCTGGAAAGTAACCAAAGACAAAAGCAACAAGAACAGAGAGACACACCCAAGAAAGGAGGCAACATGGCTGCCATAA